Within the Carassius auratus strain Wakin chromosome 18, ASM336829v1, whole genome shotgun sequence genome, the region cccagtggtacaaagtcctcttttcagatgagagcaagttttgtatttcatttagaaaccaaggtcctagagtctggaggaagggtggagaagctcatagcccaagttgcttgaagtccagtgttaagtttccacagtctgtgatgatttgggctgcAATCATCAGCTGTCAtcagctggtgttggtccattttgttttttgaaaaccaaagtcattgcACCTATTTacaatgctgatttcattttccagcaggatttggcacatgcccacactgccaaaagcaccaaaagttggttaagtGACCATGGTCTTGGTGTGCtttactggccagcaaactcaccagacctgaaccccatagagaaacTATGAGGTAttgacaagaaaataaaaaatgcagatgagcttaAGGTCACTGTTAAAGAAACCTTCCATACCACCTCGGCAGTGCAACAAAATGATCACCTCAATGCCATGGCAAATTGAGGaagaaattaaagcaaaaggagcccctaccaagtattaagtaaatgtacagtaaatgaacatcattatcaacatttcacaatttttttttttattatattttttttttcttgaagtattctaatttgttgagatagtgaattggtggctttttgttaaatatgagccaaaatcatcataattaaaagaaccaaagacttaaactacttcaatctgtgtactgaatttatttaatacacaaatttcacaatttgagttgaattactgaaataaatgaacatttatgttttttaatttattaatctatgATTTATTTAGAACACacgtatttacatataaaaatgaaatacaattgggtaatttattttgcataatttatttcaTACAATTATGAAAGTGATTTATTAATAGGCTAAGCCAGTTGACCATGTATAATAAAATTGACCAATAATATATCTGTGTAATGAACTGCTCCATGCCACAAAGGTAGAGGATCCAAATGCAGTTCATTTAATGAAGGGTAATCCACAAACAGACCAAGAACAGGCAAATGTCATAACACAGGTGATAAGTCCAAACAATAACAGCAGGTTAAAAACAGACAAAGGGTTGATCTAAACGGCAGGCAGAGTAACAGGACCAGGAACCAGGACACGGAAGAAACATGGAACAAGGCTTAAAATTGCACCAATTAACAACATTAGACTTCGCAAAGAATGACAAACAGAACCAGACTTATATATATTTAGGGTGAGTTTATTTTGAAGATGTACATTTATGTTGTTGTGGGGAGTGTTAACATATTTTCTGAGTACTAATAGGAATTATTTAATATGGAAATGTGAATGGTAGATTCAATGCTAAAATGCAAATTCTATGCTCAAATGCTAATTTGCAAGCACTCAAATGCATTTATGTGAATACAAGCTCAGTGAGAGGGCTATGCGAACATCTACCCTGATAGAAGTGGGAAAACATTCTGCTTTGATTGGAAACTTCTTTGCACTGGTAGGATTGAACCAACCGTTTTACTCTAGAAATCTCAAGGAACCATACAGTCCATATTCATAGAAACGGGGTTTTTCTGAAGAGAACCAGTCATTGACTACTGAAATGTAAATCTAATGTATTTGTTATTGATGAACATTTcagttgattattttttttatgatttatagtATGATAatcatattaaattttatttcattttgctgTGTTGCTTATTCAAAGTTTGTCAAAGACAATGTAAACAAGCAGTGCTGGAAAACactaaaacaaagacaaaatagaataagaaaagaaagaattACAAACATAAAAGAGAAACCAACACATGTTCATATCTTGTGGATTGATTTTCTTGTTGTTCACTATGTTGTCTTGTTTTCAAACCCTGGTGTATATTGTTAACTATATTGTTCAAAATACAGTACACACTGCAGCGTATTTCATCTAATGACCtgtgttaatattaattaatatcatCAAAGCTCTCCATGAACTGGTCCACTGCACCAACCTATGTCGAGGGTACTTGTTACATCATGGTGTTTGTGAATTCCTGTGAACTTGCCAAAtctaatcttttttctttctttttttttcattaaaccattaaatgttaaaataaaaaagcaaaaataatgcTTGTTTTCACAGCACTGCTTGCATACAGAGAGCTGGCCTACTTGCATTTCAGCAAGACCATTTTTGTCAACCACCTTCACCAGAAGGCTTACATCAAACCACTTCTTCTACAGTGGAGTGACTTCcttcttctttctttctacaAGAGCTGCACATAAGAATTATattcttcgttttttttttttcttattgatgATGAAGGTAATTTGGCCTTTGTTTTCCCTCATATTTATGTTCCTGTGAAGCACGAAGCCATCGCTGGACAATTTCATGTTTGTAGTCACCCTGGTGtgctataaataattttttttaaataaaataaaaaaaaaatgtgtttggaacactgttttttttttgtatttattaaaccATAGTAAAATGTTTAAGTTgtgaaactgcatttttttacatCTGTTTTTTGTGTAAGATTCATACTAAGTCAACACTTGCATTTATCATTCCCATACAAAACTGTGTAAAAAGTGTGTAAAAAATTGATATcccacgtgtttttttttttgtttttttttttttaaatcattggtCGTGATCTTATTGGTTGTTCTGTAGGCGTCAATGTAAAATCGATTGCTTAAAAACGTGAATGCTATTCCTGGACTTACCAGATGTGCTCTCTACTCTCCTCAGTTGCAATGAAGACCTCTGTGTTCCTTCTTTTGGTTGTGGTTGTGGGTATGTAGATCTATCTTTTCAGTTATTCTGGTAGCAATTTATTTTGatactataagtaactttgcaactagcATTCAtcagtattagtagactgtctgctactaacacttttattttgatggtcccccaACAGACTATAGTCAACTCATTCTACTAAATCTAACTCTAGCTTAATAGTCTACAAATTTTCTAATGAGAgttacttgcaaagttacttataattAGTAGAATATCTAGACTACTGAAATAATATGACAGTTGATTGTTTGTTTAAACTTGCACTGAcctgtattataatttttttaacattactgTTAACAAaagaacaatacatttttataaagcttTCAGCTCAGCAGATGAAATCATTGGAGGTTATGAATGTAGGCCCCACTCCCAGCCCTGGCAAGCTTTCCTTACTGATAATAGAATTTCATGCGGAGGATCTTTGATTAATGAAAGATGGGTtgtgtctgctgctcactgcaATTTCCAGTGAGTATATAACCTCACTTTTTTACTTCATCGATCTCATTTTTCACTATAGCCTACCTTTCAGTTCCATTAATACGTTTATTGGACACTGGAATCCAGCTTTACTGTGAAATAAGATCAGTTTGAAATCTATTTGTGCATTTATGAGTTGCTTGTGTTATAGGCAAGATCGTCTCAGCGTCCGCCTTGGAAGGCACAATTTGGTAACTGCTGAAAACACAGAGCAGAGGATCGAAGCGGAGAAGATGATTCCTTTCCCGAAATACAATGATCGGCCTCATAACAATGATATTATGTTAATCAAGCTGAAACAACCTGCCACCCTCAACAGATATGTGAAGCCAATCCCTCTGCCAAATAAATGCCCCTCTGCGGGAGAGAGGTGCTTGGTTTCTGGATGGGGCAGAACTGCAGGTGAGATGGCTGAATAATTAAAATCCTCTTTATATActtataacttattttattttgtactaaAATTgtctacatatattttattttcagtcagCGTTCACATGGGCCTCGCTCCATGCTTGCTTCAACCCTGCATGCAACCATTAGATatgcagaaaatgaaaagttttaacGCTGCTCATATTCTCTTTCCAGACGGCATAGCTTCCACCCTGCAGTGTTTGAAGTTGCCTGTACTCTCAGAAAAGGTGTGTAAGACTGCATATGGTTCAATAATAACTAGAAACATGTTCTGCGCTGGATTCATTAGGGGAGGGAAAGACTCATGCCAGGTATGTAATTGATTTCTACCTTTTTATATGTGTTTGAAATTTGCATACAAAtgcacatatttttcattttcattttccaattttCTTCTCAGGGGGATTCAGGTGGCCCTGTAGTGTGCAAAGGGCAACTGAAAGGTGTTGTTTCCTTTGGCAACGGCTGTGCTAAACCAAAATATCCTGGGGTTTATGCTGAGGTGTGCCGCTACACTAGATGGATCAAATCCACCATAGCTAGTAACTAACTGTTTATTCATTCTGGTTGGTCCTTTACAAGTCCTTTTCTATAATATCTGTAATCAAGTCCAAGTCCTTTTAAAGCAAGTCATCCAACTTTGAAATGCCTCTCAGACAGCTTTTTTATTCTTGCCTTCACCAGTTTGTGATTGGCTCTTTTATTTAGAAAGCGGGATTATTCATTTTCCTTTTTCTATTTGCTTTTGCATTTTTGAGTGCACCAGCTTTGTATATCTTAATCTTTGAATTAAattcattctaaaaaaaaaaaaaaaaaaaaaaaaacgtttcagtcttttatttgaatgatttataGTTTTCTGGTTGCTCCCCATCTCTAACACTAAATTGCTACAGCATCACCCTGGCATGGTACAATGAAGTACAACATCATGTGAGTGTGCTGCAGTGTCACATACTTCAGAGTATTGACAACAACGCCATCTGCTGCCCCGTCAAatttacaaaaattacatttggcCTGAAAAGTGAATGCATGTTTCTGAAATGAAATGTTGGGTTTAAAGTAAAACAGTTCGGGTTATTTTGTCATCCACTCATAGATCAAATATAGATAAACACAACCATGGGTTATTCTCCACCTACACCTTAAAAACATGGTTCTTTAAAAGTTCTTTATATGTAATACCTTTACTATTTAGATCGCCTTTTGCTTTTGTTTctattttgtgtttcatttccttatgtatttattcattttcattgtcAGTTAtcgtaatattaatgaaaataaacagttattaaaaaggttcttcatataaaaattataaaacatttagtcAAACCACTTGTAATTTCAAcctttttattattgattttttatttactaatttcATATTATTTAGAGAACATGCAAAAGTTACATGCccataatgtttgtaaaataatcaaatggaATGTTCACTTAATGTTGTCTTTAATGTTCTTATTGGGAACATTATCAAAAGGGAGTTAGAATGGATTTTTGTTAACAGGGTTTTTTGTCTCACACTTGGTTAATGTATTAActtaaatcctgaaaaaaaataataataataactggttaaaacacaacacaatcacTGTGTTTATGATCTGTCCTTAATTTTGGATGAATACTGTTCTCAATACAGCATTAAATAGCCATTCAATTCATATGGATTTATTAATGCCTTTTTATGGCAGGAAAGAAACCTcacatgtttaattaaaaatatcttaatatgtatttttaagatTAACAAAAGTCTGATCAGTTTGGATCTACGTTACAGAAATGTTTacagaatttactttttttggtgAAGTTTAACTTGGTAACATTTTGCTGGTATTAattgttagaagaaatgcagagccagtaagataataaaataaataaaataacattatggtGATACACTTGTGCCTGacagaagtaaaaaaacaaacaaaaaacaaacaaaaaaaaaacaacaacaaaaaaaaacattccaatagTTCCACCTAGAAAACAGTAGAGAGAAACTTTAAGCAGTTCAAACGTGTCTAGACTCTTTAGGTTTGAGAGGGTCAAAACAGCCCCCTCTGGTGACTTAAAACAGAAATCTCATAAACCTAtaactcctctcctctcctctcctctcctctcctctcctctcctctcctctcctctcctctcctctcctctcctctcctctcctctcctctcctctcctctcctctcctctcctctcctttgtCATTCTCTTTTAATCTCTGCAGCATGTAGCAGGTCAAAAAGTGTGGGGTTTAATCTGCATGATTTGGCTCAAAACATTTTGCACGACTGTGTGCAGTTCAGAATTTTTGTTTTGCTCTTTTCACAGTTTTGCTCTAATGTCAGTTTAAAGCCAGTGTTGATTCCTCTCTTACTCGATTCAATAAAGGCCATAGTTATAATCTGAACAGCCATTCGACGACCacataagtattttttatttatttttgctgctgtTTCACTGATGAAGTACTGGGCCTTAGCTTTAACCAGCTTAAGCAGTACTATTTGTGAGTCTCTCTCTGACTGGCTACTATTTCTGCTGGTGAAACTTCTCCAGGTTTAAAACCTTAATGCTACAGTAAGGAGCTTATCGTTTGCTTCTCTCCGGCTCAATCCCTTTCTCCTAACTCTTAAGACTGCAGCCTGCAAGCTCACACCTGATACAAACATCTTTTGAAaggtatgtttaaataaattgattttgCAGTATAATTTAAATCTGGACAATGTTGTTAGTGTTTACAGATAACTATGAAACAAAAGCATGTCCTTTTACTGCTCTGTTGTTCAGGTAAACAGATTGAGTTAGTGACTGAGTGCAGTCAAACATTGAACATTACTGTACTCTGGTATCATGAAAATGTCTGTTATTGGTTATAGTTGTTATTAAAAGATAAATTGATgaccattaaagctgcagtcagtaacttttgacgctctagcggttaataaacagaactgcttgcatcttgcggaagaacattgtagccggagctacttctctctgtttatgtctatgaagaatcacaaaggtactgggttactccaaaATAGTctgaaaataaacacttattataggtgtaccctagtgattcaggacaagcttaaaacacggtttggaaaatggattcatggtgcactcgcttattatatacattttgtcaattttgaacacaaaagaaagttacggaccgcagctctgattggttgtttttctACAGGGAGtggtgtatttctgcaaatggcaataggaccactgggaggagccagaggagcttgatttttttcacagattatctgtctcattttCTACTGTCAGGAGATAATGACAGTTtaacaaatatgtgaaaaatacatttttaccaaagttacctactgcagctttaattggcCTCTGTATTTCCATTTGCAAAACTAAACATTTGTACTGTGAAATTtgagtatttgtatttatttattagtttcatTTCTTCAACATTTCCTACTAGTTcattagcctggtaataccagactctgctacttcgctTTGTTTCGTAGACAGAGTCAGGAATGGCATAAtggagaagtgttttctctctcgctagggggcgcttgtctcaagtttaaaatcattggttacccgtagccaatcagatacgtttagttatgacgtatgttatgcgcctgatACAAATCTATGactgaacttccactgtaaacctgttgttaacacatgatgatgcgagcgaaataccggagtgaacatggctgtaaacgacttttgcagtttaaaaaaagagttgaatgttctccataacagagcgaattgcatcccgtgtctcgtttcccatttccgcggtcgtttcggtttttgatttctctaacctacaatgtaaaactcggcgctaagcatctacgtcacggctctcagcccgccctctgttcgttgattggcccggctgtttccagaccggtggcaaacagaaagctctgacgctgtatcagactgagtacagaagcgaaatgaaattgagcggaagtaggaagtctgacgtagtccgACTACTAGTTCATAACACTTGGATAAAACACTGACACCATTTTGTGCTCAttttaacagctgtttttttttgtttgtatagtACATGCACAAACCAtggcaaaaataaacatttaaaatcccACAAAATGGTTTGACAAGTTCCCGGTGGTTATGCATTTTCCGTTGAAATGGGACATATGGTTAGGGCATATCAGAGAGTATGTCTTTTTTCAAATAGTGTTACATTCATGGTTTTTGTGTGTGGATTTTGGTTATTGTGaatacactctttttttctctctcctcatGTGTTCAGGTCCAGCCGCAACCAGACGCAAAGATGTGCGACCAGACTTTTTTGGCCATCACGTTTGGCCCGTGTGATAACTGCAGTCAGAACAAACCTCTGATGAATATTTATCTGAAGAATGAGCCCATTAACTACTGCTCCCTGTGTGTGGAGCTGGTATGTTATCACACACTTTAGCTGCTTCAGGATCAGTTCAACAACACAATGTGTATTTTAAGGCTTTCGTCTCTCAGGAGTCAGGACATAATTTCTGTCAAATCAGCCATCATTAATTGTATTACTTTCATCTCTCAAGACATGATTTCTGTCTATCATATCAGCCACCATTAATTGTATTACTTATTTAGTGAATATATTAATACTGAATCAATATCACTATTCAAACTGATAACATTACATGAATACTTCTGAGTACATAACAAAAACACTCATGAAATATCACCTTATACCataaacagacatcaacaattTGTACATGAAACACAGCACTTATATTTCTAAGTAAACTAAATACATCCTGCCATCACAAGACAGTACTAAACGTGATACCAAAATCAACAACAATGTTAATGACCATAAAAAGAGTATGATTTGGGACAGAAACACATGATAATTGTCtgttagaattatttaaaaaaatgcattttgaaaagttTTGGATGGTTTTAAAAGTCATTGCTTGTTTTAAGAAAGTAACTGCATCGATATGCATTAGCCTACTACTGTTGAAAGATGTTCTTTTTCTCGCCAGATTTATGGAATGTAAATGCTCTTAATaatcttgatttattttatttgaacactAACATTTGTGAGATTTATCCACCTGGACAATTTTGAggttaaattagttttattattagattagatttatctcttcttttctttttcattttttttcattttttttttttcatctgataaT harbors:
- the zgc:171509 gene encoding trypsin-3; protein product: MCSLLSSVAMKTSVFLLLVVVVAFSSADEIIGGYECRPHSQPWQAFLTDNRISCGGSLINERWVVSAAHCNFQQDRLSVRLGRHNLVTAENTEQRIEAEKMIPFPKYNDRPHNNDIMLIKLKQPATLNRYVKPIPLPNKCPSAGERCLVSGWGRTADGIASTLQCLKLPVLSEKVCKTAYGSIITRNMFCAGFIRGGKDSCQGDSGGPVVCKGQLKGVVSFGNGCAKPKYPGVYAEVCRYTRWIKSTIASN